In Porites lutea chromosome 9, jaPorLute2.1, whole genome shotgun sequence, a single window of DNA contains:
- the LOC140948251 gene encoding histamine H2 receptor-like: protein MGNRTKLMGEQDFTADEGSFGSGELSRDEIDMEEFSLEFDIFPVVLACFIVILNVMVIVMFIRNRSLRTVTNSFLVSLAVSDLLAGLVGIPLAITCTIFGDNNVCPPSVLIWRFISVSTVLHIVLVSVDRYIAIRHAIRYHCIMTRKVFFVLTTLAWISATFVTLIQLSWRQNARMNEDDTDEVNKAQIAYDLTVVVIFFAVPLLVMVFTYAHIFITVRYHERQIRRYHSPSDPELTPAQNSAQRKTAIIFLAMLIVFVVCWLPYFILSLQEQLAHAADLPAWASYVFYHYTRFFTSLSNPLLYVFGKKDFREALNHALCKKHKSRTESRTSMTMTALYTVEKTSADTHGSELKLYQE, encoded by the coding sequence ATGGGAAACAGGACAAAATTGATGGGAGAGCAAGACTTCACTGCCGATGAAGGCTCGTTCGGAAGCGGTGAACTTTCGAGAGACGAAATAGACATGGAAGAATTCAGCTTGGAATTCGACATATTTCCAGTCGTACTGGCGTGCTTCATCGTCATCTTAAACGTAATGGTCATTGTAATGTTTATTCGCAACCGCTCTCTTAGAACTGTCACTAACTCGTTTCTTGTCAGTCTAGCTGTAAGTGACTTATTGGCAGGTCTAGTTGGCATTCCGCTCGCCATCACTTGTACCATCTTCGGAGACAACAACGTTTGTCCGCCTTCTGTATTAATATGGCGATTTATCTCAGTGTCCACAGTTCTACATATTGTCCTTGTCTCTGTGGATCGCTACATTGCTATAAGACACGCCATAAGATACCACTGCATCATGACACGAAAAGTGTTCTTTGTGCTCACAACCCTGGCGTGGATCTCGGCCACATTTGTGACCCTTATTCAACTATCATGGCGGCAAAATGCTCGCATGAACGAAGATGACACAGATGAGGTAAATAAAGCGCAGATAGCATACGACCTGAcagttgttgttatatttttcgCGGTTCCCCTCCTTGTAATGGTCTTCACCTATGCGCACATTTTTATAACAGTCCGGTACCACGAGCGGCAGATAAGAAGATATCACAGTCCCTCAGATCCTGAGTTGACGCCTGCGCAAAATAGCGCTCAGCGCAAAACAGCCATCATCTTTTTAGCGATGTTGATCGTGTTCGTTGTATGCTGGCTTCCATATTTTATCTTGAGCCTCCAAGAGCAGCTAGCACATGCAGCCGACTTGCCTGCTTGGGCATCGTATGTCTTCTATCACTACACTCGCTTCTTTACATCTCTGTCCAACCCACTGTTATACGTCTTTGGAAAAAAGGATTTCAGGGAAGCTCTGAATCACGCACTttgtaagaaacacaaatcaaGAACTGAAAGTCGAACAAGCATGACTATGACGGCTTTATATACTGTAGAAAAAACAAGCGCCGATACTCATGGATCCGAACTTAAACTATACCAAGAGTAA
- the LOC140947695 gene encoding histamine H2 receptor-like produces MGNRTKLMGEQDFTADEGSFGSGELSRDEIDMEEFSLEFDTFPVVLACFIVILNVMVIVMFIRNRSLRTVTNSFLVSLAVSDLLAGLVGIPLAITCTIFGDNNVCPPSVLIWRFISVSTVLHIVLVSVDRYIAIRHAIRYHCIMTRKVFFALTTLAWISATFVTLIQLSWRQNASMNEDDTDEVNKAQIAYDLTVVVIFFAVPLLVMVFTYAHIFITVRYHERQIRRYHSPSDPELTPAQNSAQRKTAIIFLAMLIVFVVCWLPYFILSLQEQLAHEADLPAWASYVFYHYTRFFTSLSNPLLYVLGKKDFREALNHALCKKHKSRTESRTSMTMTALYTVEKTSADTHGSELKLYQE; encoded by the coding sequence ATGGGAAACAGGACAAAATTGATGGGAGAGCAAGACTTCACCGCCGATGAAGGCTCGTTCGGAAGCGGTGAACTTTCGAGAGACGAAATAGACATGGAAGAATTCAGCTTGGAATTCGACACATTTCCAGTCGTACTGGCGTGCTTCATCGTCATCTTAAACGTAATGGTCATTGTAATGTTTATTCGCAACCGCTCTCTTAGAACTGTCACTAACTCGTTTCTTGTCAGTCTAGCTGTAAGTGACTTATTGGCAGGTCTAGTTGGCATTCCGCTCGCCATCACCTGTACCATCTTCGGAGACAACAACGTTTGTCCGCCTTCTGTATTAATATGGCGATTTATCTCAGTGTCCACAGTTCTACATATTGTCCTTGTCTCTGTGGATCGCTACATTGCTATAAGACACGCCATAAGATACCACTGCATCATGACACGAAAAGTGTTCTTTGCGCTCACAACCCTGGCGTGGATCTCGGCCACATTTGTGACCCTTATTCAACTATCATGGCGGCAAAATGCTAGCATGAACGAAGATGACACAGATGAGGTAAATAAAGCGCAGATAGCATACGACCTGAcagttgttgttatatttttcgCGGTTCCCCTCCTTGTAATGGTCTTCACCTATGCGCACATTTTTATAACAGTCCGGTACCACGAGCGGCAGATAAGAAGATATCACAGTCCCTCAGATCCTGAGTTGACGCCTGCGCAAAATAGCGCTCAGCGCAAAACAGCCATCATCTTTTTAGCGATGTTGATCGTGTTCGTTGTATGCTGGCTTCCATATTTTATCTTGAGCCTCCAAGAGCAGCTAGCACATGAAGCCGACTTGCCTGCTTGGGCATCGTATGTCTTCTATCACTACACTCGCTTCTTTACATCCCTGTCCAACCCACTGTTATACGTCCTTGGAAAAAAGGATTTCAGGGAAGCTCTGAATCACGCACTttgtaagaaacacaaatcaaGAACTGAAAGTCGAACAAGCATGACTATGACGGCTTTATATACTGTAGAAAAAACAAGCGCCGATACTCATGGATCCGAACTTAAACTGTACCAAGAGTAA